TCTTTATCTGTCTTCTCTACTTCTAAGTATTTCCCGTTGTCTAAGGTTGTGCTTTCTACTTTTATGCTTTCTTCAGAACGCTGCTCACAACTTACCAAAAATATAGCAACCATTATAAAAACTATACTACTTTTCATTTTCAGAAATTTATTTTTGCCATTAAACTCAAAATACAAATTTAATCAAAAATAGCCTTAGAATTACTTTTTGTAATACTAAAGGCTATTTTGATAGAATGAATGTAGTTTTTGAAATACAAAACCACAGCTAAAAGCCAACTACATATTTTAATTTAGATTGGTAAGCTAAAGCAAGGATTAAATTTAAGACGTAATTATTTATACCATTTGATGGTAATACTTATTCTTTTTTTGTTCTATAATACAAATTCCAAGTTCCAGAATTTGATTCTACAATATCTGGAAGTCCATCATTATTTACATCTCCTATTTCAATATTGTAAGTGTCTTCTTTTAAATCTTCTCTCAAACCAATTTCTATAAATGTTCCATCTTTCTGTCCTAAATAAACATAGTTTCGTTCTTCTGAATTTCCCTCCACAATATCCAAATATCCATCTTGGTTCAAATCAGCTACTTTAATTGATGAAGTCAAATGTTCAGGTGTAAAATCAAAAACTCTATTAAAACTTAACTCTTTATTACCAAAATAAATACTATTTTTCAAACCTAAATTTCCTGTTACAATATCCAAAAAGCCATCTTTATCAAAATCACCAATATCAATAGAACGAGTTTCCTCTTCAGTAGTGCCAAACTCTATTATTTTTGCAAAATTCTGTTTCCCATCATTTAGGAAAATTTTGTTTTTTGACCCTCTCTCAGCAGTAATAATATCCCAAAATCCGTCTTTGTTTATATCAACTATTTTTGTTTGGATGGTTTGGTCAGATGAATCACCAAACGTTATTATTTTTGCAAAATTCCCTTTTCCATCATTAAGGCAAATTTCATTTTCAGATTTTCTATTTGATAGAATTAGATCAAAATCTCCATCCTTGTCAATATCCACTACTTCAAGGTTTCTTGAGGGAGATATTGAACCAAATGTGGCTTCTTTATCAAAGTTTTGATTTGCTGAACCAAAATATATTTTATTGGCAACATTATCATTGGCAACAGCAATATCCATAAATCCATCATTGTTGAAATCAGCACTTTTTACAGAATAAGAAGCATCAAGAAACCTTCCAATAGGTTGAGCTACTTTAAACCCACCACGTCCGTCATTATAGTAAATATAATTTTGTTCTGCCCAGTGTCTTCCATTGGCTACAAGTGCATCTAAATCTCCATCCTTGTCAATATCAAACAAAGTTATTGAAGCTGTTCGCTGTGATTGTGTACCGATTGAAAAAAATCCGTCACCATTAAAAAATGAGACATCTTGAGCAAGTCCGTTGAATGAGATTGCCAAAAAAGCAAGCACTAGTATATGGATTGATTTATTTTTCATAATTGTAGATAACAGTTTTAGAGATGTAAGTAACTGAACAAATAAAAAATATGTAAAAAAGAATTAAAAAGTGGAATTTTAAATTGTCAAGAAACTTTTGAAGTATCAGACAAATTGCATTTGCATATAAAGAATTCTGATTAGTTCCTTATCTAAATTAAAACTCATAAAGTTTACAGTAAAATAGAAGATTAATAAATTTTTAAAGGGTTTTCTTATAAAAACTGGTTGTTATTGTTGGTGTCGCTGTGGTCGTTGGTGGGACACCAACAACGGCAAGTATCACAAATGTAATTATTTTTAGAATTGTTCTTTAGTAATCCTAAGATTATTTTGGTACAATGAATTTAAAAATACAAAATCACACTAGAAGCCTAATATATTTCTAAATCGGTTTGAACTGAGCTAGAACTGGAGAGAAAATAAGTGTATTTATAAATTTTCATTCTTTGATAGAACTTCAATAATTTCTTTTACAGTATGACGAGCTGTTTTGCCAACACCATAAATTGTTGCAGAAGCAAACCCTGTCCAATTTCCATAGCCAATAAGCCATAAATTAGGTTCTTTTACCGAGCGAGTATTTTTTGTTTCTATTCTTTTGTCTTCAAAAATATTTAAAGATTCTAAGTGTTTTAAATTAGACCTAAAACCTGTACACCAAATCACAACATCAAACTCTTCTTTTGTTCCATCTTCCCAAATAACTCCATTTTCATAAAATTCTTTGAAAGGTCGGACGGCATTTAACACATTTCTATCTCGTGCTTCTCTTACGCTTTCAATCATCACAATATTGGACAAAGAAATACTAAAACCTCCAGTAGATTTTTCATCTGAATTGCCTAAAAATTTTTGGGTTGCTTCATTAAAAAGATAACGACCATCAATATCATCAGGAAGAAATTGAGGTTCTTTTAAAGTAACCCATTTTGTATGTGCCACTTTAGAAACTTCAGCTAAAACCTGCGCTCCAGAGTTTCCACCTCCAACAATAAGCACATTTTTATTTTTTAAATCACCTGAATTTTTATAATTCACAGAGTGAATTTGCTCTCCCAAAAAACTATTTTGATTTGGATATTCTGGAATAAATGGATTACCAGCCGTTCCTGTTGCACTTACTAAAGTCTTGGAATAAAAAGTATCTTTGTTTGTTTCTATCTTGAAAAGTTCGTTTTCTTTTACCACTTTCAAAACTTCAGTTTGTCTTTCTATTGCAAAATCATAACGTTTTTCATAAGCAGATAAGTAACTTATAAACTCGGTTTTGGTAGGATATTCCTCTTCCGTTTTGGGCATTCCCCAACCTGACAAAGAACTGAACTCGGAAGGCGAGAATAATTTTAAACTATCCCAAGTCTGTAACCAAGAACCTCCTGTTTGTTCTTGATTATCTAAAATTAAATAGTCTAATTTACTTCTTCTTAAAAAATAGGCTATAGACAACCCTGCTTGTCCACCTCCAATTATTAGTACATCATATATTTTCATAGTGTTTTTTTTAGTTTCACTAAGGTACAAAAAAAATAGCCAGAAGTTCCCAGAGGCAAAAAACACAAAGTATGAAGTTAAAGTACATCAATAAATTTTTAGTGGGACACTAATTAAAAGAAGTTTATATACACTCAAACTTGATAAAGCCATATTTTTTATAAAAAACCCTTCTATAATTTTCATTATAAATTCTTTTTTGTACATTTAAAACTTACAAATAGATTATTGAATTTGTGAGAGTGTTTTTTTTCACATATTAAATAAAAAACATTCTTATATTATATTTTTTCACATAAAAAATCACCACCATGAAAAAAAAGTTTTTATTTGCTATCTTCTTTATTCTAGGAGCTAGTACTTTCGTCAAAGCACAGAGTGTTACAGTTAAAGCCCATGATAGATTTAGCCTTTCCTATAATCTAAATGAAAAAGCTGGTAATAAAAATTATAGTGATGTGCAAGGTAGTCCTTATACAACTATAGAATTTCAAGAAGCTACTTGCTCAGAAATAGATGAAGTAATATTTGTGCGTTATGATGCCTATAAACAGATTCTTCTGTTTAAAGATCAAAATGGGAATTTGAAAGCTATGAGTCCACTAAGCAAATATCGTATTGATTTGACGGGTAAAGATTATTCTTATGTTGTAGCAAACTTTCCTGAAGATGGATTAGGTTATGGATTATTACTATGGGAAAATAGTAATGGTATGCGTTTAATAAAAAAACAAGTTATTAAGTACAATGAAGGTCAAGAGACTGATGGAGGTTACACAGCAGCCATTCCAGCTTCATTTGGAAATGTAGTTGAAACATTCTTTATTCAATTGAAGGAAAATGGTCCTATAGTAGAAGTACCTTCTCAAAAAAAGAAGGCTTTTAAGCTTTTAGGTAATGATTTCGAAAATAATGCAAAGAAAAATAAGCTAAATATAAAAGACGAAGAAGAATTTATAAAATTACTTAAACTAACATTTAGCGATTCAAAATAAGTTGAATCAACCTCGTTTTAAAGTTGAAGATAGTTGTATTTCAGTTTACTATAAAAGAAAAAATAGCCTTTAGTATTACAAAGATTAATCGTAAGGCTATTTTGATAAAAGAAAATAATATGAATTTTCAATTTTAGTAAATCGTTTGAGACTGATTCATTGGACGGTTATTTAGACTTATAAACACTATCTGTTACTGACTCCATCCAATCTACAATACCCTTTTCTGTATTGGGAACAATGTAAAGTTGTTGTAAACCTTCGTCAGGACTTGCCCCGTGCCAGTGCCTGACATTTGGGGGACACTTTATAACATCTCCTTTTTTTATGGTTTTGATAGGTTGCCCTTCAATTTGGTGGTAACCAACTCCATCTGTAATAATCAGTATTTGACCAGATGGGTGTGAGTGCCAATTGCTTCTTGCACTAGGTTCAAAATAAACGTTTCCAACTGCTGTATTGTAAATAGAATTCGCATTTACCAAACCTATATTAAAAGCATTTCCTGTAAAGTATTCCTCTGAGCCTTTTTCACCTTTTGGAAAAATGGCATTCAATTCAGTTTTATCTGTCTTCATATTTTTTTGTTTTTCAATTTTTGTATTGCAGCTTGCAACAAGTATTGTTGCAATTAAAAAAGTAGTTATTTGTTTTATAATAATCATTTAAGCTTTTACATTTTGTAAATTATATTATTTTTTTTAATTAAATTGTGGTAGCGTCAATTACATAACGGTAGCGTGCTTCTTTATTAACTACTTTATCCCAAGCAGTATTGATTTCTTTTGCTTTAATGATTTCAATTTGAGGATAAATTTTATTTTTAGCACAATAGTCCATTACTTCTTGGGTTTTGGGTATTCCACCAATTAAAGACCCATTAAAGTTAACACGGTTAAATATCATATTAAAATTATTAATCTCTAGTTGACCATTAATTGGTTGTCCTACTTGGGTAAAAGAACCATAAGGCTTAACACAATCAATGTAAGGTGACATGTCGTAAGCATAAGGAACAGTAGAAATCATATAATCTAGCTTACCTTTCATAGGCTTTAAATCTTCTGAAGATTTCACAACTATTACTTCTTTTGCACCAAAACCTTTAATATCTTGAATTTTGGAAGCAGAAGTTGTGAAGGCATATACTTCAGCTCCTTTAGAAACAGCTATCTTTACTGCCATGTGTCCCAATCCACCAATGCCAACTACTCCAATTTTATCACCTTTTTTGAAGTTTACCCTCATCATTGGTGAATAGGTTGTGATACCAGCACAAAGCAATGGAGCTGCAAATTTCAAATCGATACTTTCTGGAATTTTAATCGCAAAATGTTCAGTAACCACAATGTTGTTTGAATAACCACCTTGAGTTATTCCTGTAGGTGATGTTTTTTCAGGTGATCCATATGTTCCCGTCATTCCTGTAGTTTCACAATGATGTTCTTCGCCATTTTTACAGCTATCACATTTCATGCAACTATTTACCATACATCCAACGCCAGCTTTATCACCCACTTTAAATTTGGTTACATTTTTTCCGACTGCTGCGACAATCCCTGCAATTTCGTGTCCTGGGACTTGTGGGTATTTTTGTGTTCCCCAATGCCCCTTGATGGTATGAATATCAGAATGGCATATTCCTGAAAATTTAATATCAATTAAAATATCGTTTTCTCCTACGGCTCTACGCTCAAAGTTCCAAGAAACTAAAGTTCTTTTTTCATCTTTTCCTGCATATCCTTTTGATG
This is a stretch of genomic DNA from Bernardetia sp. MNP-M8. It encodes these proteins:
- a CDS encoding NAD(P)-dependent alcohol dehydrogenase; the protein is MKKSNTNKSRREFIQKVSLAATGIVLTNPIQIFSQTNQKQSIMSKNIASKGYAGKDEKRTLVSWNFERRAVGENDILIDIKFSGICHSDIHTIKGHWGTQKYPQVPGHEIAGIVAAVGKNVTKFKVGDKAGVGCMVNSCMKCDSCKNGEEHHCETTGMTGTYGSPEKTSPTGITQGGYSNNIVVTEHFAIKIPESIDLKFAAPLLCAGITTYSPMMRVNFKKGDKIGVVGIGGLGHMAVKIAVSKGAEVYAFTTSASKIQDIKGFGAKEVIVVKSSEDLKPMKGKLDYMISTVPYAYDMSPYIDCVKPYGSFTQVGQPINGQLEINNFNMIFNRVNFNGSLIGGIPKTQEVMDYCAKNKIYPQIEIIKAKEINTAWDKVVNKEARYRYVIDATTI
- a CDS encoding VCBS repeat-containing protein, with product MKNKSIHILVLAFLAISFNGLAQDVSFFNGDGFFSIGTQSQRTASITLFDIDKDGDLDALVANGRHWAEQNYIYYNDGRGGFKVAQPIGRFLDASYSVKSADFNNDGFMDIAVANDNVANKIYFGSANQNFDKEATFGSISPSRNLEVVDIDKDGDFDLILSNRKSENEICLNDGKGNFAKIITFGDSSDQTIQTKIVDINKDGFWDIITAERGSKNKIFLNDGKQNFAKIIEFGTTEEETRSIDIGDFDKDGFLDIVTGNLGLKNSIYFGNKELSFNRVFDFTPEHLTSSIKVADLNQDGYLDIVEGNSEERNYVYLGQKDGTFIEIGLREDLKEDTYNIEIGDVNNDGLPDIVESNSGTWNLYYRTKKE
- a CDS encoding cupin domain-containing protein, giving the protein MKTDKTELNAIFPKGEKGSEEYFTGNAFNIGLVNANSIYNTAVGNVYFEPSARSNWHSHPSGQILIITDGVGYHQIEGQPIKTIKKGDVIKCPPNVRHWHGASPDEGLQQLYIVPNTEKGIVDWMESVTDSVYKSK
- a CDS encoding ArsO family NAD(P)H-dependent flavin-containing monooxygenase is translated as MKIYDVLIIGGGQAGLSIAYFLRRSKLDYLILDNQEQTGGSWLQTWDSLKLFSPSEFSSLSGWGMPKTEEEYPTKTEFISYLSAYEKRYDFAIERQTEVLKVVKENELFKIETNKDTFYSKTLVSATGTAGNPFIPEYPNQNSFLGEQIHSVNYKNSGDLKNKNVLIVGGGNSGAQVLAEVSKVAHTKWVTLKEPQFLPDDIDGRYLFNEATQKFLGNSDEKSTGGFSISLSNIVMIESVREARDRNVLNAVRPFKEFYENGVIWEDGTKEEFDVVIWCTGFRSNLKHLESLNIFEDKRIETKNTRSVKEPNLWLIGYGNWTGFASATIYGVGKTARHTVKEIIEVLSKNENL